A part of Isachenkonia alkalipeptolytica genomic DNA contains:
- a CDS encoding PAS domain-containing protein — protein MTRENSYKDTDSYLNLLDNALIGVFHTTAEGKFLYVNKALANMFKYESPEDLISSINNIEKQLFARKQNRQELLEIVRSTGKLLNCEVEYLCKDGSTITALLNMQFKHDEEGNELFLEGFINDITFIKEKERAIMEREER, from the coding sequence ATGACTAGGGAAAATAGTTACAAAGACACCGATAGTTACTTAAACTTGTTGGATAATGCATTGATAGGGGTTTTCCACACCACGGCGGAGGGGAAATTTCTTTATGTTAACAAAGCACTGGCGAATATGTTCAAATATGAATCTCCCGAGGATTTAATCTCCTCGATCAATAACATAGAAAAGCAGCTCTTTGCTAGAAAGCAGAATCGACAGGAATTGTTGGAAATAGTCAGAAGCACGGGAAAATTATTAAATTGTGAAGTAGAGTATTTATGTAAAGACGGAAGCACCATAACCGCCCTGTTAAATATGCAGTTCAAACATGATGAAGAGGGGAATGAACTGTTTCTGGAAGGTTTTATCAATGATATTACTTTTATCAAAGAAAAAGAAAGGGCAATTATGGAGCGTGAGGAGCGCTGA